In Limnochordia bacterium, the DNA window AGTTGTTCTTACAAACAATCTGCGCAATCTATTCGGTCCTCATCATCATACCGGAGTAGAACTAAAAGTGGTTGGTCCTGGTACCTTTGTTGATAAAGAATACTGGACCGATGAGTATAAGCTTACGCCAGTGGGGCTTGGACAGGTTTGTTTAGAGCTAGAATGAGAGCTTGATGTTGAGTCTAGGAGGGATAGATGTGTTTGGGGATACCCCGGGAGTAGCGAATACAAGAGCTACTTTGTCCGTCGCCTATGAAGAAGCCAATGAGCGTGGAATAGAGCATCTTGTTGTAGCTTCTAATGAAGGCAATACCATACTTCAGTTGGTATCTGAGTTTGATACCGCGCATCTAACGATTGTGGGAGTAACGCATCAGGTGGGTTTCCGCGAGCCTGGATTGGACGAGATGCCAAAGGAGATACGACAGCAACTAGGAGACAAGGGTGTTAAGCTCCTGACAACAACCCATCTGCTTGCTGGCATAGATCGAAGCCTAAGGCATGGTTTCGGTGGCATTTATCCCCCAGAGATTATCGCAAATACTCTGCGGATGTTTGGGCAGGGTGTGAAGGTATGTGTGGAGATTAGTATGATGGCCCTTGATGCTGGTCTTATTCCCTACGGTGAAGACGTAATCGCTATTGCAGGCAAGAGTAGGGGAGCGGATACAGCCTGTATTATTCGACCTGGCCATTCAACTGCTGTCTTTGAGACGAGGATTATGGAAATTTTATGTAGACCTCGACCATGATTGACGTGGCTTTTAGGAGATTTCAGAGGGCAAACAGAGTCTGACGGGGGAAATGGATCCAGAATCCCTTTCCACAAAGGATTCATAATCTATGTGGGGCGCAATAGGTTTGTTGGATGAACGCTGTATATCCTAAAACCTGCGATGCTCCTCTGAGGGGCAATGGAAAAACCTGTGGGCATTGCATTTTTTGAGGAAGAAGGAAGGATTTAATATGTGACACGACGAATAACACAAAGAAACCTATAAAGGATTACGTGTCATACCGGATCGGTCAAGGTTTTCATGAGTGGTATTTCATTTTGATGCCACTTTCAATAGTGATTACTTAGGCCTCCTTATTTGCGCGGGCAATGAATCACTTTGCCAGATAAGAAAATGAAGAGGTGTAAAAGGATGAGAAAGGTAGCTTATGTATTAACAACGTTGCTCATTACGATTGCCTGTTTGACTTCGATAGGAGCGGCGTTCCAGGTTGGCTACGTCTTGGACCCAGAAACCAATAGACGTGTTCCATCTCCTTTGGGTTATGTGTACGAAAGGGAGATACGCGATGTCGGCCTTGACAATCCCCTGGACTTATTCATTGACCCGGACGACAATATATACGTCGTTGATACATGGAATAACAGGATTGTTAAACTAGATCCTGCGGGCAACATCCTCCACACCTATGGTGACAGAAGAGGTGAAGGCGCCCTAAACAGACCGGAGGGTGTCCACGTCGATTCGGAGAGCAACGTGTGGGTCGCTGATACACAAAACTCCCGAGTCGTGAGGTTTAATCCTGAAGGCGAAGTTACTTTAGTTCTGGAGCAGCCAAAGCACGAAATTCTTGGAGACGATTTCCAGTATCGTCCTACAAAGTTGACAGTGGATAACCGAGATCACGTCTACGTTATTAACAGTAATGACTATCGTGGTATCGTCGATCTTGACCTTCAAGGTAATTTCGTCGAGTTCTTTGCACATAACCCGGTTGGTTGGAGCCTAAGACGTCTTATGATCCGGTTGTTTGCTACCGAGGCTCAGAAAGAAAGATTTGCACGAGATCTGCCACCACCTCATTCCAACATCTTTTTGCGGGACGATGGATTCTTCTATACTACTACCATTTATGAAACCAGAAACCAGATTAAGCGTTTGAGTCCCGTGGGAGTAAACGTGCATCCTGAAGGATTCTACGGGGAAAGGATCCGGCAGGGATGGCAATGGGTTATGCCCCGCTTTATTGATTTAACTGTAAACCAGTATGGAGTCATATCTGCACTAGATTCCTCATCGAGTAAAGTCTATCAATATGACCAGGAAGGTAACCTGCTCCTCGTTTTTGGTGGTAAGGGTGAGGGGAAAGGTTATGTGAGCCACGCAGCAAGCATTGATGTTGATTCAAATGGACTTCTATATATTCTTGATAAGGACCGCGCTCGCATTCAAATCTTCAGGCCTACTGAGTTTGCGAACCTTGTTCATGCTGCCACTCAGTTGTATATGGATGGTCGTTATGATGAGGCCGCTGTTCCATGGAGTCAAGTTATCGAGCTTAATAGTAACTACACTATGGGCTATGTTGGTATGGGTAAGGTTTACCATCGAAAAGAAGATTACGATATGGCTATGAAGTACTATGAACTTGGAAATGATAAAGCTGGCTATAGTAAGTCTTTCTCGGAAAAAAGGCTCATCACCTTACGGCAGAATTTTGGAACGCTGATTCTTAGTGTAATCGGAATCATCGTTCTCATCGTGGTTATTGTTAAGCTGATACGGCGGGTCCTTGAGAAGCCTGATGAAGAGACCGGGCCGTTTGGTCGAGCCGTTAAGCTGATTTACCTCTGCCTGTTCCATCCAGGTGAAGGCTTCCTGAGAGCCAAAGAGGAGGTCAGCCTACTATCAAGTTTTATTCTCCTATTCCTGTTCTTAGCAGCAAGGTTTATTACCCTGAAGTTTACTCACTTTCCGCTCCAATCAGTGGATCCTGCTAAGGTACATGAGCTTGTAGAAGTGGGTAGAATGCTCCTTCCCTTTGGATTATGGGTCTTTGCCAATTGGAGCGTAACTGCCATTGCCGGTAGTGAAGCCAATCTGCGGGACATATTCGTTGGTTCATCAATCTGCGTTGTCCCTTATATTATTGTGGTGCCACTTCTGACTCTTTTCAGCCACGTTTGCTGTGCTCATGAAGCAGGGCTTTACGCTAGCATCCTTTCGATAATGAACTTTGCACAGATCTTCATGTTCCTATCTATGGTAAGGGTAATGCATAACTATAACTGGAAACGGACCATCGGGATCTCGATCCTGTCTATAATTTGCATGGCATTTTTTGTAGGCGGTGCAGCCTTGGTTTATGGACTAATCAACCAGATGGTGGATTTCGTTAAGGAGGTCATCATTGAGATCTCGATCAGATAAACAGATGTTCGCGAAGTCTAGGTTCTTTACCGAATTGTTCTGGTTGAAGGAGGTTAATAGCGTGAGGAAAGACAACCTGATTTTGATAGTGTTAACCTGTATGGTCATGATTGGCGTTATAAGCAGTGTTGCAGCTGCAGCGAGACCCGAGGCGATTCCGCCGGAATATGTCCGGGCAGCTTCTAGTAGGTATCTTGAGTTATATGTCGATATGGATACCGCTAAGTTCATTGTCTACGATAGGCGAAACGATAAGGTCTGGCGTACGTCTCCCGAGCCTCACCCGGATATATCAGTAACTGATCTATGGGAAGGACATATTAACTCCAACTTTGTTCTGCACTATGTAGACGAGAAGAAGCGGAACCCTCGTCAGACAAACCCGGTCAGCGAGAAAGCCATCATTGATTTTGAGCAGATTCCTAATGGTGTTCGGGTTAGTTACAATATGAAGGCTAAGTTAGGGATTGCCCTAGCCTTAGATTTCACTCTTGGCGATGATTACCTTGAAGTGACGTTTCCTCCGGAGACTCTTCAAGAAACAGGTGAGTTCTACCTGGTAGCGCTGGAAGTTACTCCTTTCTTTGGAGCAGCATGGCCCGATGAGGAGGGTTATCTCTTTATTCCTGATGGTAGCGGAGCCATAGCTCACTTCCGGGAGGACTTTCCGGATTACTCCAGGGGATTCAACGAGGTAATCTATGGCGAAGATAAGTTTAAATTTCAAACACCCCTTGAGGCCCTGTTAACCCACCGGAGTCAGGTTGTTATGCCTGTATTTGGGTTAGCAAAAACTGATAAACAGGCGGCTTATCTTGGTGTTGTAACCAAGGGCGAATACAACGCATCGATACTAGCAGGGCCAGCAGGATACACTGTCTCTTTGAATCGGATTGGTGCAAGTTTCGCGGTTAGGCGGCAGTACGAGGCTGCGATTCGTCTGGGGACCTATGTGCCAACGGTCGAGGAGCAAATCATTGATCGTCCCATGCAAGTTAGATACTATTTACTAGCTAATGATGACGCCAACTATGTTGGTATGGCCACCGCTTATCGAGAGCACTTGATTGAAGAGCACAATATTCAACCAAGGGATGAGGTGCGCAAGCCGTCTCTGCAGCTTAGGATCTTTGGGGGTCTAAGCAGAACTGAGGTCCTGTTCAGGGAATTTATCGCTATGACTACCTTTGAACAGACGAAGACCATTGTCACCGCTTTGCAGGAGGCAGGCGTTGACAATATTGATGTAGTGTTCTTGGGCTGGAACCTGTACGGATATAACGGTGCGTATCCGAAACGATTGCCCGTAGCAAAGGAACTTGGAGGAAGCGAAGGCTTAACAGACCTGGCCAACTTCCTTTCTGAACGGGGATGCAGGCTATTTCTCGAGGACAACTATCTTGATGCCGATAGCGATAACGGGGGATTTAGCAACCGCAGAGACATTGTTCGGGAACCGAATAAGTTGCCGATGAACCTTGGGGGCCGGTACCTACTAAATCCAATCTATGCCTGGGATCGGTACGCCAAACCCGATCTAACCACCCTTAGTACGCTGGGTGTGCATGGTATTCAGTTTAGATATCTTGGAAAAGTGATTCTTACCGATCGCAATTTCGATCATCCATTAACACGGCAAGAGTTCGTCAGCCAATGGCTCAAGTTGAGTGACTATGCCCGTGAAAAGATGGGCGCTGCAATTGCCGATGGCGGCAATATCTATGCGATTAATAACGTAGACGCCTTTACAGACGTGCCGATATATCAAAGCACGTACGATTTTGTTGATAAATCGATTCCGTTTTATCAGATTGTGCTCCATGGCTTTGTACCATACAGTGCTTATCCAGGGAATTTGAGGAGCGATCCGGAACTAGAGTTTTTACGGATGCTTGAGTATGGTGCACTACCTTGCTTCGAGTTGACGTACCAAGAGCCTGGGTTGCTACAAGATACACCGTACAATCTGCTATTTAGCTCATACTACGAGCAGTGGCTTCCCAAAGTTGTCGAGGAGTACAATATTGTTGTCAAAGAGCTTGGTGAGATAGCAGGTCAGTATATCGTTGGCCATGAGTATGTACTACCAAATGTAGTGCGGGTGACCTATGAAAGCGGCACTTCGTTGTTGATTAACTACAATGCCGATGCTGTGGAATGGCAGGGTATTATCGTGGATGGAATGGGCTATGCCATCGTCGAGGGGGGCAGCGAGCTATGAAGAAGGTGCTTAGGAAGATTGGGGAGTTCCTCGGTATGATTGTAACGGCGATTACGGAGTACTTTGAAGACGTAGTCGCTATAGGTACGGCGGGATTCAAGAAGGTGCCGGGGTTACGTAATATTAGCCACTTGTCATTAAGTGCAAAACGTTGTCTAGTGGGCTATATCTTTATACTCCCATGGTTCTTTGGGTTTGTTCGTTATGTGGGATATCCCCTAATACGATCGTTCATTATTAGTTTCCAAACCGTAGAGAGCCTGTTAGGCTTTAAGATGAAGTGGGTCGGGTTGCAGAATTATGCCGAGGCCTTTTTCGTGGACGAACGGTTTGTCCCCATGCTATTGGAGGAGATTAGAGATACAGTCCTCGATGTGCCCGTGATTCTTGTGTTTTCGATTTTCGTATCGTACCTGGTATGTAAGCCAATTCGTTTCGTGGGTGTTTTCCGGGCGATCTTCTTCTTGCCTGTCGTAGTTGCCTCAGGATTAGTCGTTAAGCAGCTATTTGACCAGGGCGTTGGTTCAACGATAGGAGTATCTGCCTTTATCGGAAACTTGGGTGTCGCGGATATGGTGTTTACCTACTTTGGAGCCAATGCGGCCACGTACTTCTTAGACCTGTTAAACCGAATGACGTTGGTACTGTGGCGTTCTGGAGTCCAGATTCTTTTATTTATTGCGGGGTTCCAAAGCATTGGTTCTAGTTACTATGAGGCAGCTAGAGTTGACGGTGCCAATGAATGGGAAATGTTTTGGAAAATTAGCCTTCCCATGGTGTCACCGATTATTCTGGTTAACATCATCTATTCTATAGTGGATTCCTTTACAGATGTCTTCAACCAGATGATTGACTTTATTAAGAACATCGCCTTTACCGGGCAGTTTCGATTGGGTCTGGCGGCAGCCTTTGGATGGGTTTATTTTGTGGTCATTTTCTTGCTTATCTTAATCGTACTTGCCAGCTCAAGGAAGTGGGTATTTTACGGTGGAGAACGGGATTAAGAGTTGGAGAAAGATTGGGAGGAGACAGGTATGACAAGTATTGCGCAGGCGTTTGGCAGACTGCGGGAGCGTGCTGTCCCGGTTCTAACAGTATGGAGTCATCGGGGTCGGAAGGGCTTGTTTCAGCTTTTGATTTACATCATCCTGTTTGCGGTAGCGTTTACCTTCTTGCTGCCTATTGTGTATATGACTACGACGGGATTGATGACCATTGAGGATTACATTGACCCGGGTGTGCATTGGGTTCCGCGCAGCATTAATTGGGAGAACTTTGAGCTTGCTTGGCAAGGATTGCACTATCCAGATGCATTGAAAAACAGTGCGATTATTGCGATCTTGGCAGCTGTGGGGCAGGTTATCTCGGCAGGTGTGACCGGATACGCCTTTGGTCGAATGAAGTTTCCTGGACGGGATATTCTGTTTGTGTTTTTACTTTTTACCTTCATTGTTCCACCACAGACAATTATTGTTCCGTTGTTTATGTTGTTTAAGGAACTGGAATGGATCGACACCTATAATCCATTTATTGTACCGGCATTTTTTGCTCAGGGGTTGCGGGGTTCGTTGTTTGTTCTTATTTTCCGGCAGTTCTTCATGAAGCTTCCCTATGAGCTTGAGGATGCAGCAAGAATTGATGGATGCGGAGAGTTTCGGACCTTTACCAGTATTATGCTGCCCTTGGCAAGACCGGCCATTTTGGTCACTTTCTTGTTCTCGTTGGTTTGGCACTGGAATGACTTCTATGAGCCAATGATGTACCTGATGAAGACACAGAAGTTCACGATGCCTTTGCGCTTGAGTATTCTGTGGACTTCGCTGAATGAATTAACAGGCGGGCAAGCCGGTGATATATACAACCAGCCTTTGATCATGGCTGCATGCTTCCTGGTTATCTTACCTCCACTGATTCTGTATATGTTCACACAGCGCTACTTCGTTGAGGGTGTGGAGCGAACAGGACTAGTTGACTAGTAGTAGAGAATTTGACATGTGGGAGCACAGCAATACGGGTGGGAGGAGTTCCGATGAATAATCTTGCGAGAACAGGAAAACAGCCTGGAGACAAGAAGCGACTGACAGTCGCTGTTGCTGCAATTGCTGTAGTGGTTATTGTCGCTGTGGCATTGGTTTTCAGCGGTCGTCCTAAAAACGTCTATAAACTATCGCCTGAATCGGTTACCAAGGTAGCCGTGGCTGGGCGAGTGAATCTAGAACTGGAAAGAAAAGACCGAGGATGGTTATTGACCGAGCCTATTACCTGGCCGGCGGACGCCACGAGAATGGAGCAAATCATCAGTTTCGTGAGTGGACCGCGTGGTAGGAAGGCTGGCAGTGCGGGCAGTAACCTGGCCAAGTACGGTCTGGATAACCCGATCGTGAAGGTTGGGGTTGTTGCAGGCTCGGAAAGTCACGTTATTCTTATAGGTGGGCGAGTTCCTCGAAAGGCTGCACATTACGTGAAGCTTGAGGAAAACAATAAGGTCTGGGAAGTCAGTGAAGGCGATTTGGGGTTTTTCACACAACCTGAGACTAGCTACCGTAGCCGTAACCTAGTGGATTTGGATTCCGAGTTAGTTTCCTTGCAGATCGTACGTGGTGAGGAGACTATTGTCCTACGCCGGCGGGATGACGGGAAGTGGCAGGTCATCCGACCTATACAGGATGACGGTGACGAAGAGGCCGTCAAGGAGTTGCTCGAGTACCTTGGTTCAGTACAGATTCGAGACTTTCTGGATGAACCGGGTGAGTTGAGTGAGTACGGACTTGAGGAGCCCGCGGCAAAAATTATCGCGATTACCGGCGACGGCGAGAAGATAGAGGTTAGTATCGGAGATGTTGCCGGACTAGGAGTGCGATATGCCCGTAACGCCGCCTTTGATTCCGTTGTTACCGTTACCGGTGTTCGGTTCGCCCCGCTGCATATTCAGGCGGAGCAACTAATTGATCAATCTCTCTTAGATTTTGATGTATCCGACGTGGTAGGGCTGCGCATTAGAGATGTGGATAGTGACATATCCTTTAGGAAGATCGACGGTGTATGGTATATACATCCCGATACGGATGCTCAGGCAATGGTATTCCATATTAACGCTTTACTTGGTGCTCTGCTAGATGTCAGAGTAGAGGCAGTGGTTAGCTCCGAGGTGGTTGTCGCCGATGATGAATTGGAGAGCTCTCGGTTTGATGTGGAGTTGGCCGATGGGCGGAAGCTATGGTTGCGGGTTTTGTTGCCGAAAGAAGGTGTTGGTGAGGGGTTTGTCCAGGTGGCGACCAGACCCCATTATTTCCGGATTTATGAGTTTGCGAGTATGCTCCTTGCCCGGCGAATCGCCAGTGTAAGCACCAGTATAATTGACCTTCCCATTGAGGATTGTATCGGTTTGCTGGTAATGACGCCTGAAGTAGTTGCTGCTGCGGGTAAGAAGACTCCAGAACCAGTGGAATTCAAATTTGATGAAGAAAATGCGGTGTGGAAGTCCGGTCGAGACGTCTTCTTTGGTGTTGAGGACTTTTCAGGAAGCTTAACGGAGATACTTGTGGACCGGGTGGCGCCCAAGCTAGAAAAGGAAGAGGACTACGGGTTCGCGGTGGAAAAGGGTGGCATATGGTATCAGGCTTCCACGGACAGGGATAGCGTCAAGATGGAGATCGGAGGCGCTACCGAAGAAGGG includes these proteins:
- a CDS encoding NHL repeat-containing protein, which produces MRKVAYVLTTLLITIACLTSIGAAFQVGYVLDPETNRRVPSPLGYVYEREIRDVGLDNPLDLFIDPDDNIYVVDTWNNRIVKLDPAGNILHTYGDRRGEGALNRPEGVHVDSESNVWVADTQNSRVVRFNPEGEVTLVLEQPKHEILGDDFQYRPTKLTVDNRDHVYVINSNDYRGIVDLDLQGNFVEFFAHNPVGWSLRRLMIRLFATEAQKERFARDLPPPHSNIFLRDDGFFYTTTIYETRNQIKRLSPVGVNVHPEGFYGERIRQGWQWVMPRFIDLTVNQYGVISALDSSSSKVYQYDQEGNLLLVFGGKGEGKGYVSHAASIDVDSNGLLYILDKDRARIQIFRPTEFANLVHAATQLYMDGRYDEAAVPWSQVIELNSNYTMGYVGMGKVYHRKEDYDMAMKYYELGNDKAGYSKSFSEKRLITLRQNFGTLILSVIGIIVLIVVIVKLIRRVLEKPDEETGPFGRAVKLIYLCLFHPGEGFLRAKEEVSLLSSFILLFLFLAARFITLKFTHFPLQSVDPAKVHELVEVGRMLLPFGLWVFANWSVTAIAGSEANLRDIFVGSSICVVPYIIVVPLLTLFSHVCCAHEAGLYASILSIMNFAQIFMFLSMVRVMHNYNWKRTIGISILSIICMAFFVGGAALVYGLINQMVDFVKEVIIEISIR
- a CDS encoding DUF5696 domain-containing protein — encoded protein: MRKDNLILIVLTCMVMIGVISSVAAAARPEAIPPEYVRAASSRYLELYVDMDTAKFIVYDRRNDKVWRTSPEPHPDISVTDLWEGHINSNFVLHYVDEKKRNPRQTNPVSEKAIIDFEQIPNGVRVSYNMKAKLGIALALDFTLGDDYLEVTFPPETLQETGEFYLVALEVTPFFGAAWPDEEGYLFIPDGSGAIAHFREDFPDYSRGFNEVIYGEDKFKFQTPLEALLTHRSQVVMPVFGLAKTDKQAAYLGVVTKGEYNASILAGPAGYTVSLNRIGASFAVRRQYEAAIRLGTYVPTVEEQIIDRPMQVRYYLLANDDANYVGMATAYREHLIEEHNIQPRDEVRKPSLQLRIFGGLSRTEVLFREFIAMTTFEQTKTIVTALQEAGVDNIDVVFLGWNLYGYNGAYPKRLPVAKELGGSEGLTDLANFLSERGCRLFLEDNYLDADSDNGGFSNRRDIVREPNKLPMNLGGRYLLNPIYAWDRYAKPDLTTLSTLGVHGIQFRYLGKVILTDRNFDHPLTRQEFVSQWLKLSDYAREKMGAAIADGGNIYAINNVDAFTDVPIYQSTYDFVDKSIPFYQIVLHGFVPYSAYPGNLRSDPELEFLRMLEYGALPCFELTYQEPGLLQDTPYNLLFSSYYEQWLPKVVEEYNIVVKELGEIAGQYIVGHEYVLPNVVRVTYESGTSLLINYNADAVEWQGIIVDGMGYAIVEGGSEL
- a CDS encoding sugar ABC transporter permease, encoding MKKVLRKIGEFLGMIVTAITEYFEDVVAIGTAGFKKVPGLRNISHLSLSAKRCLVGYIFILPWFFGFVRYVGYPLIRSFIISFQTVESLLGFKMKWVGLQNYAEAFFVDERFVPMLLEEIRDTVLDVPVILVFSIFVSYLVCKPIRFVGVFRAIFFLPVVVASGLVVKQLFDQGVGSTIGVSAFIGNLGVADMVFTYFGANAATYFLDLLNRMTLVLWRSGVQILLFIAGFQSIGSSYYEAARVDGANEWEMFWKISLPMVSPIILVNIIYSIVDSFTDVFNQMIDFIKNIAFTGQFRLGLAAAFGWVYFVVIFLLILIVLASSRKWVFYGGERD
- a CDS encoding carbohydrate ABC transporter permease, with product MTSIAQAFGRLRERAVPVLTVWSHRGRKGLFQLLIYIILFAVAFTFLLPIVYMTTTGLMTIEDYIDPGVHWVPRSINWENFELAWQGLHYPDALKNSAIIAILAAVGQVISAGVTGYAFGRMKFPGRDILFVFLLFTFIVPPQTIIVPLFMLFKELEWIDTYNPFIVPAFFAQGLRGSLFVLIFRQFFMKLPYELEDAARIDGCGEFRTFTSIMLPLARPAILVTFLFSLVWHWNDFYEPMMYLMKTQKFTMPLRLSILWTSLNELTGGQAGDIYNQPLIMAACFLVILPPLILYMFTQRYFVEGVERTGLVD
- a CDS encoding DUF4340 domain-containing protein, whose product is MNNLARTGKQPGDKKRLTVAVAAIAVVVIVAVALVFSGRPKNVYKLSPESVTKVAVAGRVNLELERKDRGWLLTEPITWPADATRMEQIISFVSGPRGRKAGSAGSNLAKYGLDNPIVKVGVVAGSESHVILIGGRVPRKAAHYVKLEENNKVWEVSEGDLGFFTQPETSYRSRNLVDLDSELVSLQIVRGEETIVLRRRDDGKWQVIRPIQDDGDEEAVKELLEYLGSVQIRDFLDEPGELSEYGLEEPAAKIIAITGDGEKIEVSIGDVAGLGVRYARNAAFDSVVTVTGVRFAPLHIQAEQLIDQSLLDFDVSDVVGLRIRDVDSDISFRKIDGVWYIHPDTDAQAMVFHINALLGALLDVRVEAVVSSEVVVADDELESSRFDVELADGRKLWLRVLLPKEGVGEGFVQVATRPHYFRIYEFASMLLARRIASVSTSIIDLPIEDCIGLLVMTPEVVAAAGKKTPEPVEFKFDEENAVWKSGRDVFFGVEDFSGSLTEILVDRVAPKLEKEEDYGFAVEKGGIWYQASTDRDSVKMEIGGATEEGKYRYLRVSGRPDVFLAESDSITQVIDTFGRLRTNLLQINDELLVRLEIYKGGQEYRVEKSGGKWLDVGASDIDALVKAMNQIGVQAAAVDADPETYKFYPDPVGVRVVFVYEDGSEDSMDLGNRMMHGVGWFASYRYFLRATGDTVYYVADAVGKSINTAVDNFIKKIQ